One genomic segment of Chitinibacter sp. FCG-7 includes these proteins:
- a CDS encoding diguanylate cyclase produces the protein MNNRYPLLLYSAFDTLELGIILLNQRGEIVLWNHWLERASGLSADQVAGLRLVEACPELQHSRLLQALEQALHKNLSATLSQSLNKAPFNLFRAPQQQGDMPTRMQQAIHITPLPQYNDEQFALIQIHDVTNSVMREEILQERAESLRRYAYQDELTGVPNRTFFNETLQNLWRLAGRQGSEISILIIDLDHFTRFNEQEGHLAGDQCLQKIAKALQSTLRRPEDLIARFGGDKLVVLLPYTPLIGAKNIGLRLLDVIHQLQIPYPQSPTGHICASIGCASFIASHELDPGYLVQEAELAVFFAKQNGRNQVRDSQVPLKNTAESSSPDSAASSTSSSTASPTLGPPQ, from the coding sequence ATGAATAATCGTTATCCTTTATTGCTCTATAGCGCGTTTGATACCCTGGAGTTGGGCATTATCCTGCTCAATCAGCGCGGCGAAATCGTGCTGTGGAATCACTGGCTTGAGCGCGCCTCCGGGCTTAGTGCCGATCAGGTCGCCGGCCTACGGCTGGTTGAAGCCTGCCCCGAGCTGCAGCACAGCCGTCTGCTTCAGGCGCTGGAGCAGGCACTGCATAAAAACCTGTCGGCCACGCTGTCGCAATCGCTGAATAAAGCGCCGTTCAATCTGTTTCGCGCCCCGCAGCAGCAAGGCGATATGCCCACGCGCATGCAACAGGCCATCCATATCACGCCTTTGCCGCAGTATAACGACGAGCAATTTGCGCTGATCCAGATTCACGACGTCACCAACTCGGTAATGCGCGAAGAAATCCTGCAAGAGCGCGCCGAATCGCTGCGTCGCTATGCCTATCAGGACGAGCTGACCGGCGTACCCAACCGCACATTTTTCAATGAAACGCTGCAAAACCTCTGGCGGCTGGCCGGGCGGCAAGGCAGCGAAATCTCCATTCTGATCATCGATCTGGATCATTTCACCCGCTTTAACGAGCAGGAAGGCCATCTGGCTGGCGATCAATGCCTGCAGAAAATTGCCAAAGCCCTGCAAAGCACTTTGCGCCGCCCGGAAGACCTGATCGCCCGCTTTGGCGGCGACAAGCTGGTGGTACTGCTGCCGTATACGCCACTGATCGGCGCGAAGAACATCGGTTTGCGCCTGCTCGATGTGATTCACCAGCTACAGATCCCCTACCCGCAATCGCCCACCGGCCATATCTGTGCCAGCATCGGTTGCGCCAGCTTTATCGCCAGCCACGAACTTGACCCCGGCTATCTGGTACAGGAAGCCGAGCTGGCGGTCTTTTTTGCCAAACAGAACGGGCGCAATCAGGTGCGCGATAGTCAGGTTCCGCTTAAAAATACCGCCGAATCATCCTCTCCCGATTCAGCGGCTAGCTCGACCTCCAGCTCTACCGCCAGCCCGACCCTTGGCCCGCCGCAATAA
- a CDS encoding PepSY-associated TM helix domain-containing protein: MKREEVDLAAQSTQRSKGSRLGWLNRWHKKLAWVAGIAVIFWGLTGVLHPIMSALSPKVQPLPAPAALPADLHPVTLHSLQLPAGQIQSARLRMLGEQPAWRIGLQGQASGLWYDAQNGKLLVNADAAEAERLARALVGDMQSPIARITPITEFSRSYPAINKMLPVWRVEFARDDGMVAFVDTEGRRLASLSDQTKRSLMPVFSLLHTWSWASEPVKKVGITLVLGIALLSMLGGLWMYWLRYRMGTLRSEQPRLRRLHRALGLGAGVAGLVITVSGLTHLWLQAAPFQAAKAQPLAQLPDLHHIPPGVAVLTAVNVAGKGYWLVEHAKKELQGNTPVSAHQHHASIAPSQLPDYLDAHGQPQPGLAQIHAMQLVRQLAPHDATVQNASVSKVSLISQFGGEYGFFQKRLPVYRVDLALPDQPSWYVEPATGTFSTRVDNADRFEGYLFANLHKWHWLDGLGKTSRDVILAGFAAVNVLLAVMGLCLLRRAKGRAGGRAGGRASR; this comes from the coding sequence ATGAAACGCGAAGAAGTTGATCTGGCTGCCCAGAGCACGCAGCGCAGCAAGGGCAGCAGGCTGGGCTGGCTGAATCGCTGGCATAAAAAGCTGGCGTGGGTGGCCGGGATTGCGGTGATTTTCTGGGGCTTAACCGGCGTATTGCACCCGATTATGTCGGCGCTCTCGCCCAAGGTGCAGCCCTTGCCCGCGCCAGCGGCGCTGCCTGCCGATCTGCATCCGGTGACGCTGCACAGCCTGCAGCTGCCCGCCGGGCAGATCCAGTCGGCCCGTTTGCGTATGCTCGGCGAGCAACCGGCGTGGCGGATTGGTTTGCAGGGGCAGGCGAGCGGCCTTTGGTATGACGCGCAAAATGGCAAGCTGCTGGTGAATGCCGACGCGGCCGAGGCCGAGCGTCTGGCGCGTGCGCTGGTGGGCGATATGCAGTCGCCCATTGCGCGCATCACGCCGATTACCGAGTTTAGCCGCAGCTATCCGGCCATCAATAAAATGCTACCGGTCTGGCGGGTCGAGTTTGCCCGCGACGATGGCATGGTGGCTTTTGTCGATACCGAAGGGCGGCGTCTGGCCAGCTTGTCCGACCAGACCAAACGCAGCCTGATGCCGGTGTTTTCGCTGCTGCACACCTGGAGCTGGGCGAGCGAGCCGGTGAAAAAAGTCGGTATCACGCTGGTGCTGGGCATTGCGCTGCTCAGTATGCTCGGCGGCTTGTGGATGTACTGGCTACGTTACCGGATGGGCACGCTCAGAAGCGAGCAGCCGCGTTTGCGCCGTCTGCATCGGGCGCTGGGTCTGGGCGCTGGCGTCGCCGGTCTGGTGATTACCGTCTCCGGTTTGACGCATTTATGGCTGCAAGCTGCGCCGTTTCAGGCAGCCAAAGCGCAGCCCTTGGCGCAATTGCCCGACTTGCACCATATCCCACCCGGCGTGGCGGTGCTGACTGCGGTGAATGTCGCTGGCAAGGGGTATTGGCTAGTAGAACATGCTAAGAAAGAGCTACAGGGCAATACCCCTGTGTCAGCTCATCAGCATCACGCCAGCATCGCGCCATCGCAGCTGCCGGACTATCTGGACGCGCACGGCCAGCCACAGCCGGGTTTGGCGCAGATTCATGCCATGCAACTGGTGCGCCAGCTGGCTCCGCACGATGCCACAGTGCAAAACGCTTCGGTGAGCAAGGTTAGCCTGATCAGCCAATTTGGCGGCGAGTACGGTTTTTTCCAGAAACGGCTGCCGGTCTACCGCGTCGATCTGGCGCTGCCCGATCAGCCCAGCTGGTATGTTGAGCCAGCGACGGGGACGTTTTCTACCCGCGTTGACAATGCCGATCGTTTTGAAGGCTATCTGTTTGCCAATCTGCACAAATGGCACTGGCTCGATGGTTTGGGCAAAACCAGCCGCGATGTAATTCTGGCCGGTTTTGCCGCTGTCAATGTGCTGCTGGCGGTGATGGGGCTGTGTTTATTGCGGCGGGCCAAGGGTCGGGCTGGCGGTAGAGCTGGAGGTCGAGCTAGCCGCTGA
- a CDS encoding DUF2946 family protein, with product MASWLALLAIVAQLLLPFVHAAAMDAGVKMAWCGTGPAPAALDSSQAEIAALASESGDAKLIVKCALCSVAGLNATTPLQAPISLPLLAPLQHAAPPWQQAFFSPQSFSIPPPPRGPPLIS from the coding sequence ATGGCCAGCTGGCTAGCGCTGCTGGCCATCGTGGCGCAGCTGTTGCTACCGTTTGTGCATGCGGCGGCGATGGATGCGGGCGTGAAAATGGCCTGGTGTGGCACTGGCCCAGCGCCTGCTGCGCTCGATAGCAGTCAAGCCGAGATCGCCGCGCTGGCCAGCGAGAGCGGTGACGCCAAGCTGATCGTTAAATGTGCTTTGTGTTCGGTGGCCGGGCTGAACGCCACTACACCGCTGCAAGCCCCGATCAGCCTGCCTTTGCTTGCGCCGCTGCAGCATGCCGCCCCGCCGTGGCAACAGGCTTTTTTCTCCCCGCAGTCATTCTCCATCCCGCCGCCACCGCGCGGCCCGCCGCTGATTTCCTGA
- a CDS encoding serine/threonine-protein kinase produces the protein MSQPKIAHYQLQSRLGQGAMGVVFRARDERLERDVALKLVQVNLASHEAADYAARLLQEARSAARLNHPGIITVYDCGQWRNKPYLAMELVQGVTLKDMLEKRGPLSIRQVISIARQMFAALGHAHRHKVIHRDIKPANLMLTREGRLKITDFGIAQMPASDLTRTGTVLGSPRYMSPEQLAGKKLDGRADLYSAGVVLYQCLTGNAPFDGETTMNIVYQVLHSNPPPPHELRAEVPRALSELIMRCLARHPEARFAHADEALAALLAGANGPVSEARLADESTLTLEGGIGGSQPDSASPAASPSSPVLPWLVQTGNLLAWLWQHGVRLTAWLARWCWRASQTMAALMQRWTPLLWARLQRGWQWMKPRLQSTALAGKQHFMALPRVAQVVVSLTSLGAVLWLVWPQSDQLQIEFAQTQISVEGEAVEPVRQWIAQGADLQMEQQERAQTLAKMAADGLNEIAQASAPPQWQEQAPVEATAQPPGERSSTQKVATRPAQPPAADTPPTLDDEGGLSGIGSHLSKAGEQLGTGVKGVFDCIRGRAVCPTAAPMPEHRGAR, from the coding sequence ATGAGCCAGCCAAAAATCGCGCATTACCAGTTGCAATCCCGCCTTGGGCAAGGCGCGATGGGCGTGGTCTTTCGTGCGCGGGACGAAAGGCTGGAGCGCGATGTGGCGCTCAAGCTGGTACAGGTCAATCTGGCGAGCCATGAAGCGGCCGATTATGCCGCGCGGCTGCTGCAGGAGGCCCGCTCGGCGGCGCGGCTCAATCACCCCGGCATTATCACCGTTTATGATTGTGGCCAGTGGCGCAACAAGCCGTATCTGGCCATGGAGCTGGTGCAAGGCGTTACGCTCAAGGACATGCTGGAAAAGCGCGGCCCTTTGTCGATCCGACAAGTGATCAGCATTGCGCGCCAGATGTTTGCCGCGCTGGGGCACGCGCACCGGCATAAAGTCATTCACCGCGACATCAAGCCTGCCAATCTGATGCTAACCCGCGAGGGGCGGCTTAAAATCACCGATTTTGGCATTGCCCAGATGCCAGCCAGTGATCTGACGCGTACCGGCACCGTACTGGGCTCGCCACGCTATATGTCGCCCGAGCAGCTGGCGGGCAAGAAACTCGACGGCCGTGCCGATCTGTATTCGGCGGGCGTCGTGCTGTATCAATGCCTGACGGGCAATGCGCCGTTTGACGGCGAAACCACGATGAATATCGTGTATCAGGTTTTGCACAGCAATCCGCCACCGCCGCACGAGTTGCGAGCCGAAGTGCCACGGGCCTTGTCCGAGCTGATTATGCGCTGTCTGGCGCGCCACCCCGAAGCGCGTTTTGCCCATGCCGACGAGGCGCTGGCGGCCTTGCTGGCGGGGGCCAATGGCCCGGTGAGTGAGGCTAGGCTGGCGGATGAGTCCACGCTGACTCTCGAGGGAGGGATAGGCGGATCACAGCCCGATTCTGCTTCGCCAGCAGCTTCACCCTCTTCCCCTGTTCTGCCCTGGCTGGTGCAAACCGGTAACTTGCTAGCCTGGCTCTGGCAGCATGGGGTGCGGCTAACGGCCTGGCTGGCTCGCTGGTGCTGGCGTGCCAGCCAGACGATGGCCGCGCTAATGCAACGCTGGACACCGCTGCTGTGGGCCAGATTACAGCGTGGCTGGCAGTGGATGAAGCCCCGATTGCAGAGCACCGCGCTGGCTGGCAAACAGCACTTTATGGCCTTGCCGCGCGTCGCTCAGGTCGTGGTTTCGCTAACCAGTCTGGGCGCTGTGCTCTGGCTGGTCTGGCCGCAGTCAGATCAGCTACAAATCGAATTTGCCCAGACGCAGATTAGCGTCGAGGGCGAGGCGGTTGAGCCAGTCAGGCAATGGATAGCGCAGGGCGCTGATTTGCAGATGGAGCAGCAAGAGCGTGCGCAAACGCTGGCAAAAATGGCTGCCGATGGCTTGAATGAGATCGCCCAGGCCAGCGCTCCGCCGCAATGGCAGGAGCAGGCTCCTGTCGAAGCAACCGCGCAGCCGCCGGGCGAGCGTAGCAGCACGCAAAAAGTTGCAACCCGACCGGCCCAGCCACCCGCCGCCGATACTCCGCCTACACTAGATGACGAGGGCGGCCTATCCGGCATTGGCAGCCATCTGAGCAAGGCGGGCGAGCAATTGGGCACTGGTGTTAAAGGCGTCTTTGACTGTATTCGCGGCCGCGCAGTGTGCCCAACTGCTGCGCCCATGCCTGAACATCGAGGCGCACGTTAG
- a CDS encoding SulP family inorganic anion transporter: MAKPSAIAASRQMLRLLLLQSGLAKIRREYLADDLGAGISVCVVLIPACVAYADLAGMPAQYGLYTALAGMLVYALLGSSRHLIVGPDAALALLVAAAITPLANGNPAQYLMLSSVLTLLVGVLMLIAAKARLGAMADLLSKPVLLGFMNGAALILIASQLGKWTGLSLHETAFFPRVLELITRHEQIHATSLIIGLLSILFLALLRELQPKLPAAILLFIVAIGGAYLLNIAEHGVALLGDLPKGLPDLAWPALSLNQITTLLPAAAGIALLAMPEGILLARAFAQKNHYEIAPNRELMALGLANVAASLWQGFALGASQSRTAINDAAGGKSVMSGLFAALLLLLFLLFLSGSLRYLPVTTLSALLIFAGLNLIEVRTWVEMYRLDRTAAIFSLITTAGVLIVGVLPGIIVGILLSLAYLIQFMARPFDAVLCSVAGRKGFHDVAEAHLSGESRYLQGLLVYRFYAPLLFANSSYFVDRISQLVAEDGDTRWVLVDAQAITFLDVTAAEQLLTLNRLLEEAGIDLKFARCNRPLREAFDRYGVTSALGADSFFAHVHDALAQYKLLHPDVAPEPVSMSWNGVDRRLG, from the coding sequence ATGGCGAAACCATCGGCAATCGCCGCAAGCAGGCAAATGCTTCGGCTGCTATTGCTTCAATCGGGGCTGGCCAAAATCCGCCGCGAATATCTGGCCGACGATCTGGGCGCAGGGATCAGCGTCTGCGTGGTGCTGATTCCGGCCTGCGTGGCCTACGCCGATCTGGCTGGCATGCCAGCCCAGTATGGTCTGTATACGGCGCTGGCCGGCATGCTGGTGTACGCCCTGCTGGGCAGCTCGCGCCATCTGATTGTCGGGCCGGATGCCGCGCTCGCCTTGCTGGTGGCGGCGGCCATTACACCGCTGGCCAATGGCAATCCGGCGCAATACCTGATGCTCAGCAGCGTACTGACGCTGCTGGTGGGCGTGCTGATGCTGATTGCGGCCAAGGCCAGGTTGGGCGCGATGGCCGATTTGCTGTCCAAACCGGTACTGCTCGGTTTTATGAATGGCGCAGCGCTGATTTTGATTGCCAGCCAGCTGGGCAAATGGACCGGGCTCAGCCTGCACGAAACGGCTTTTTTCCCGCGTGTACTCGAGTTAATCACCCGCCATGAACAGATCCACGCCACCAGCCTGATTATCGGCCTGCTTTCCATCCTGTTTCTGGCCCTGCTGCGCGAGCTGCAGCCCAAGCTACCTGCGGCGATTTTACTGTTTATCGTGGCCATTGGCGGCGCGTATCTGCTCAATATTGCCGAGCATGGCGTGGCGCTACTGGGTGATTTGCCCAAGGGGCTGCCCGATCTGGCCTGGCCAGCACTCAGCCTGAACCAGATCACCACACTATTGCCCGCCGCAGCCGGTATTGCCTTGCTGGCGATGCCCGAAGGCATTTTGCTGGCCCGCGCTTTTGCACAAAAAAATCACTATGAAATTGCCCCCAATCGTGAGCTGATGGCGCTGGGGCTGGCCAATGTGGCAGCCAGCCTGTGGCAGGGGTTTGCGCTGGGCGCCAGCCAATCGCGCACGGCAATCAACGACGCGGCTGGCGGCAAATCGGTGATGTCCGGCCTGTTTGCCGCCCTGCTCTTGCTGCTGTTTCTGCTTTTTTTGTCCGGCTCCTTGCGCTATCTGCCGGTGACCACACTGTCGGCGCTGCTGATTTTTGCCGGGCTAAACCTGATCGAGGTGCGCACCTGGGTCGAGATGTACCGGCTTGATCGCACTGCGGCGATTTTCTCGCTGATCACCACCGCAGGCGTGCTGATTGTGGGGGTATTGCCAGGTATCATCGTTGGCATCTTGCTTTCACTGGCATACCTCATACAGTTTATGGCGCGCCCCTTTGATGCCGTGCTGTGCTCGGTGGCTGGTCGCAAGGGCTTTCATGATGTGGCTGAGGCGCATTTAAGCGGCGAATCGCGCTATCTGCAAGGCCTGCTGGTTTACCGCTTTTATGCGCCGCTGCTGTTTGCCAATAGCAGCTATTTTGTTGACCGCATCAGCCAGCTGGTGGCCGAAGACGGCGACACGCGCTGGGTGCTGGTTGACGCGCAAGCTATCACTTTTCTCGACGTTACCGCCGCCGAGCAGCTACTGACGCTCAATCGCCTGCTGGAAGAAGCGGGCATTGATCTGAAGTTTGCCCGCTGCAACCGCCCGCTGCGCGAGGCGTTTGACCGCTACGGCGTCACCAGCGCACTGGGTGCCGACAGCTTTTTTGCCCACGTGCACGATGCACTGGCTCAATACAAGCTGCTCCACCCTGATGTTGCCCCCGAGCCGGTCAGCATGTCGTGGAATGGTGTTGATCGCCGCCTGGGCTAG
- a CDS encoding multidrug/biocide efflux PACE transporter: MLNTTHQSDTLLSLPEKTWLERAAHALLFEVGGVILVTPLAAWLMGSSMAHVGVLAVILASIAMLWNAVFNFLFEKLERLRGWQRTPPIRALHALLFEGGFILMALPLTMWWMDLSLWHALAMDIGFFLFFLPYTYLFNWGYDTLRRMYFRRVCPA; encoded by the coding sequence TTGCTGAACACGACTCATCAGTCCGATACCCTCTTATCGCTCCCGGAAAAAACCTGGCTTGAGCGCGCCGCCCACGCGCTGCTGTTTGAAGTGGGCGGCGTGATTCTGGTCACGCCGCTGGCCGCCTGGTTGATGGGTTCGAGCATGGCGCACGTGGGCGTGCTGGCGGTGATTCTGGCCAGTATTGCCATGCTGTGGAACGCGGTATTCAACTTTCTGTTTGAAAAACTGGAACGCCTGCGTGGCTGGCAGCGCACGCCGCCCATCCGCGCTTTGCACGCCTTGCTGTTTGAAGGCGGCTTTATCCTGATGGCTCTGCCGCTGACGATGTGGTGGATGGATTTAAGCCTGTGGCATGCGCTGGCGATGGATATTGGCTTTTTTCTGTTTTTCCTGCCCTATACCTATTTGTTCAACTGGGGCTACGACACGCTGCGTCGCATGTATTTCCGCCGCGTTTGCCCGGCCTAG
- a CDS encoding LysR family transcriptional regulator — MFNSIDALNAFVHAAQLGSFSAAARHLGKSQSTISEAISQLEIDAGLQLFDRSSRQPSLTPAGTRLLSHARHVLNSHADLTHQARSLQAGLEAQLSIVLSDTFQSLEFEALLSEFASAFPLLRLECLVGEDQDVLALLRSGRAQLGLIRALESDEADVCRHPLPGRTEIAIYVGQQHPLASAGTISSAELAAHRELKLSSYSETMPSTHSPRCWLAPSYLMLLEMTLRDFGWAALPSWLVQMFGQNRLVMLDVPTWPRAVHVDLVWLRQAQLGPAACWLIEQIKATQHQR; from the coding sequence ATGTTCAATTCAATCGACGCACTGAATGCCTTTGTACACGCCGCCCAGCTGGGCTCATTTTCCGCCGCAGCCCGGCATCTGGGCAAAAGCCAGTCCACCATTAGCGAAGCCATCAGCCAGCTGGAAATCGACGCCGGTCTGCAGCTCTTTGATCGCAGCTCGCGCCAGCCCAGCCTGACTCCGGCGGGCACCCGCCTGCTCAGCCACGCCCGGCACGTACTCAATAGCCACGCCGATTTGACGCATCAGGCGCGTTCGCTGCAAGCCGGGCTAGAAGCACAGCTCAGTATTGTGCTGTCCGATACCTTCCAGTCGTTGGAATTTGAAGCGCTGCTGAGCGAATTTGCCAGCGCATTTCCGCTTTTGCGGCTGGAATGCTTGGTGGGCGAAGATCAGGATGTGCTGGCCTTGCTGCGCAGCGGTCGCGCGCAGCTGGGGCTGATCAGGGCGCTGGAATCGGACGAAGCCGATGTCTGCCGCCACCCACTGCCCGGCCGCACCGAAATTGCCATTTATGTCGGCCAGCAACATCCACTAGCCAGCGCAGGCACGATCAGCAGTGCCGAGCTGGCTGCGCATCGCGAGCTCAAACTCAGCAGCTATAGCGAAACCATGCCCAGCACGCACAGCCCGCGCTGCTGGCTGGCACCAAGCTATCTGATGCTGCTGGAAATGACTTTGCGCGATTTTGGCTGGGCAGCGCTACCGAGCTGGCTGGTGCAGATGTTCGGGCAGAACCGGCTGGTGATGCTCGACGTTCCCACCTGGCCACGCGCCGTCCACGTCGATCTGGTGTGGCTTCGCCAAGCCCAACTCGGCCCGGCCGCCTGCTGGCTGATCGAGCAAATCAAGGCGACCCAACATCAACGGTGA
- a CDS encoding TonB-dependent receptor family protein: MSATPTLRSSVCAVLATLGPANVFASEITQLDEIVVTATREATPLAKAPVSMGKVNEKTISETKPTFIGQVLDKIPGVHMTDLGNEQHNMSIRQPMTYSAVYQYLEDGVPIRPVGIFNHNALYEINLPGSDGIEVIKGPASSLYGSNAVGGAVNFTTAAPSATLSWNAAAQLSSEGYRRVDLGASNSWGDTGLRISGYSATRGNSWQDYNAMNKTGLTARLDHWLSDSLLWKSVLTYSKLDTDMPGSVNESDYQTRPGYSYQTFTTRQVEALRASTGLAGELNEGGFSSATLYYRDNSTYQLPSYLIFNTGPSSASGRTTDNTFTSLGLSAFHRQQWGDLKLTVGGLIEASPNDQREVNLSIVRDPKTGKYLSYQTGSVRRDYRVDLGNQALFADASYALAAGWAINGAIRYDRVKYDFTNHLTPSATTGAASQTQSFAATSPKVGFTWDAASQVFVYGGYSQGFTPPEVGSLFSSATVPDLKSASFDQFELGARFSPLAGVKVDAAVYLLDGQDELVSYSIIPGKSEPRNAGKTRHQGVELGLDWAVNPQWSARLAGQYAQHRYRQYSPSPSENYAGKDIPAAPNWQGTLELAYKPFSQARLALETVYLGPYWMDSANTVEYKGHTLFNLRAEYRQQNWTFWAHALNLSNAHYAEMAASSYKGSGAHSPNTQDTYSPGAPRSFFVGVSYAFGAKGE, translated from the coding sequence ATGTCTGCTACTCCAACTTTGCGCAGCAGTGTCTGCGCCGTCCTGGCCACGCTGGGCCCTGCGAATGTGTTTGCCAGCGAAATCACACAATTGGATGAAATTGTCGTCACCGCTACCCGCGAAGCCACGCCGCTGGCCAAAGCGCCGGTGTCGATGGGCAAGGTGAACGAGAAAACTATTTCTGAGACCAAGCCGACTTTTATTGGTCAGGTACTCGATAAAATCCCCGGCGTGCATATGACCGATCTGGGCAATGAGCAGCACAATATGTCGATTCGTCAGCCGATGACTTATTCGGCGGTGTATCAGTATCTGGAAGACGGCGTGCCGATTCGTCCGGTCGGTATTTTCAACCACAACGCGCTGTATGAAATCAATCTGCCGGGTAGCGATGGCATTGAAGTCATCAAAGGCCCGGCATCCAGCCTGTATGGCAGCAATGCAGTTGGCGGTGCAGTCAATTTCACCACCGCTGCGCCCAGCGCGACATTGAGCTGGAATGCTGCTGCGCAATTGAGCTCCGAGGGGTATCGCCGTGTAGACCTTGGTGCGTCTAACTCCTGGGGTGATACCGGCTTGCGTATCTCTGGCTATAGCGCCACGCGTGGCAACAGCTGGCAAGACTATAACGCGATGAATAAAACCGGCCTGACTGCGCGGCTGGATCACTGGTTGAGCGATTCGCTGCTGTGGAAATCGGTGCTGACCTATTCCAAGCTCGATACCGATATGCCCGGCAGTGTGAATGAGAGCGACTATCAGACGCGCCCCGGTTATTCGTATCAGACCTTTACCACACGCCAGGTTGAAGCCCTGCGCGCCAGTACCGGCTTGGCGGGCGAATTGAACGAAGGCGGCTTTAGCAGCGCCACGCTGTATTACCGCGACAACAGCACCTACCAATTGCCGAGCTATCTGATTTTCAATACCGGCCCGAGCTCGGCCAGCGGGCGCACCACTGACAACACCTTCACCTCGCTGGGCCTGAGCGCCTTTCATCGCCAGCAATGGGGCGATTTGAAGCTAACTGTGGGGGGCCTGATCGAGGCCAGCCCGAATGACCAGCGCGAAGTGAATCTGTCTATCGTGCGTGATCCGAAAACCGGCAAATACCTCAGCTACCAAACCGGCAGCGTGCGCCGCGATTACCGTGTTGATCTGGGCAATCAGGCGCTGTTTGCCGATGCCAGCTATGCATTGGCGGCGGGCTGGGCGATCAATGGTGCAATCCGTTACGATCGGGTGAAATACGATTTCACCAATCATCTCACGCCGTCGGCCACCACCGGCGCGGCTTCGCAAACGCAATCGTTTGCCGCGACTTCACCCAAAGTCGGCTTTACCTGGGATGCGGCCAGCCAGGTCTTTGTTTACGGTGGCTACAGCCAGGGCTTTACGCCGCCCGAAGTCGGCTCGCTATTTAGTAGCGCCACTGTGCCCGATCTGAAATCAGCCAGTTTTGATCAGTTCGAGCTGGGCGCGCGTTTTTCGCCGCTGGCTGGCGTGAAGGTCGATGCAGCGGTGTACCTCCTCGACGGTCAGGACGAGCTGGTGAGCTACAGCATTATCCCGGGTAAATCCGAGCCGCGAAATGCGGGTAAAACGCGGCATCAGGGGGTCGAGCTGGGGCTGGACTGGGCTGTGAATCCGCAGTGGAGTGCCCGTCTGGCTGGCCAGTACGCACAGCATCGCTACCGCCAGTACAGCCCGTCACCGAGCGAAAACTACGCGGGCAAGGACATTCCGGCAGCCCCCAATTGGCAAGGCACGCTGGAGCTGGCCTACAAGCCGTTCAGCCAGGCCAGACTGGCCTTGGAAACGGTATACCTGGGGCCGTATTGGATGGATAGCGCCAACACCGTTGAGTACAAGGGACATACCCTCTTTAATTTGCGGGCGGAGTATCGCCAGCAGAACTGGACTTTCTGGGCGCATGCGCTCAATTTAAGCAATGCGCATTACGCCGAAATGGCCGCGTCCAGCTATAAGGGCAGCGGTGCACATAGCCCTAATACGCAGGACACCTATAGTCCCGGCGCGCCACGCAGTTTCTTTGTGGGCGTGAGCTACGCCTTTGGGGCCAAGGGGGAGTAG